The Streptomyces durmitorensis genome contains the following window.
CTTGCCGGACTGGCGAGCCTGCTCGACGGGGTCGTCCTCGCCGCCCTCGGGACCCGCCTCTCGCTCCGCGGCGGCGGTGGCGGCTTCCTGCTGGAAGGCGGGCGTCTCCTCCAGCTTCAGCCGCATGTACAGGCCGATGAGCCCGAGCGGCCCCGCGATGAAGAAGGGGATGCGCCAGCCCCAGCTCTCCAGGCCGTCCGATCCGAGAGTGAGCGTAAGGACCGTCACCAGGCCCGAGCCCAGGGAGTAGCCCACGAAGGTCCCGAAGTCGAGCCAGCTGCCCAGGAAGCCGCGCCGCTGGTCGGGGGCGTACTCGGCGATGTAGGTGGTGGCACCGGCGTACTCGCCGCCCGTGGAGAAGCCCTGGACCAGTCGGCACAGGAGCAGCAGCAGCGGGGCCGCGAAGCCGATCGAGGCGTAGGAGGGCAGCAGGCCGACGGCGAACGTGCTCGCGGCCATCATGATCATCGTGGCTGCGAGCACCTTCTGCCGGCCGATGCGGTCACCCAGCGGCCCGAATACGAGACCGCCCAAAGGGCGAACGAGAAAGGCCGCGGCGAACGTGGCGAAGGTGGCGACGACCTGGGCCCCGGGCGAACTCGACGGAAAGAAGACTTTGCCGATCGTGCCCGCCAAATAGGCGTAGACGCCGAAGTCGAACCACTCCATGGTGTTGCCGAGTGCGGCAGCCGTCACCGCGCGCCGCACTTTCGGGCGATCCGAGACCATGACGTCCTCGGCACTGAGCGCCTTCTTCCGGCGACGCAGCAGCGTACGCGCCATGCGGTCGGTCGCCGACCGTGATGTGCGCGTCCATTCCGTCTCGGGCCCCCGGGATCGCGGGGGCTTCCTGTGCGGAAGGCCTTTCACCATGAAGCTTTTCTCCTCTTGACCGAGAAAAAGCCGTGTCGCCGCAAAATTAGGCTGATCAAGAGAGACCGGCAAATTGTCCGCCTGCCGGTTCGGCGGGAATCAGGCCGAGGCGGCGGCCTTGGCCTGGAGAGCCTCGCCCATGTTCTCCTCGCGCCAGCGGCGCAGGAGTTCGTGGAAGGCGACGGCGCCGTGCGGATAGGCCGTCGGACCGTTCGGGCGGCCGCGGCCCTCGCCGTTGTAGTAGCCGGGGGTGCATTCGGCGTGGAACCACGCGTGGTCGGGGGCGCCCTGCCCGCAGACGTCGACCCAGGCGTCCTCGGCCTCCGGGGTGGGCTCCACGACGGCGCCCTTCTCCTGCGCGGCGGCCACCAGGGCGGCGGCGTGCACGGCCTGCTCGTCCAGGATGTGCGTGAAGTTCACGCTGCTGGCGTTCTGCAGTGAGCCCATCCGGATCAGATTCGGGAATCCGTTGCTGGTGAAGCCGTGCAGGGTGCGCGGGCCCCGTTGCCTCAGCGTGTCAAGGAGCTGGATGCCGTCGCGGCCGGTCACGGGCAGCTTCCCGGAGGTGATGCCGGAGAGCCCCACGGAGAACCCGGTGGCGAACACCAGGCAGTCGACCTCGTACTCCACCCCGCCCACGACGACGCCGCGCTCGGTCATGCGCTCGATACCGTGGGTGTCGGCCGTGTCCACCAGGGTGACGTTGTCGCGGTTGAACGCGGGCAGGTACTTGTCGGAGAACGTGGGGCGCTTGCACGCGTACCGGTACCAGGGCCTGAGGGCGGCGGCGGTGGCCCGGTCGGTGACCTCGGCGGCCACGCGGGCGCGGATCGTGTTCATCGTCGCGTGGTCGGCGACCTCGTAGGCGGCCTCGAAGTCCGGCTCACCCCGTCGGCGGAAGCTGGGCAGGAGCTTCTCGAGTAGACCGGCCGACTCAGTCCAGCGATCCGCGACCAGATCCTGCTCGGCGTACTCACCGGAGCAGATCCGCAGGAAGTTCTCGCGGCGCTCGGCGGCCCACCCCGGCCGGTCCGCCCCGACCTGGTGCGGCGTCATGCGCTGCTGGCCCCGCACGTCCACGGCCGAGGGCGTGCGCTGGAAGACGTACAGATGACCGGCGTCCTCGGCCAGCATCGGGATGACCTGCACACCGGTGGCGCCGGTGCCGACGACGCCGACCCGCTGGCCCGTAAGGCCCTTCATGCCGCCCTCGGGGCTGCCGCCGGTGTAGCCGTAGTCCCAGCGCGAGGTGTGGAAGGTGTGGCCACGGTAGTCCTCGATGCCGGGGATGCCGGGCAGTTTGGGCTCGGAGAGCGTGCCGGTGGCGGTGATGACGTAGGTGGCCCGGAACTCGTCGCCCCGGTCGGTCCTGACCAGCCACTGCTCGGCCTTCTGGTCCCAGGTCAGGGAGGTGACGGCGGTGGAGAACAGGGCGTGCTCGTACAGGCCGAACTGCTCGGCGATACGCACCGCGTGCCTGCGGATCTCCTCGCCCGGGGCATACTTCCACTCGGGTACGTATCCGGTCTCGTCGAGCAGCGGCAGATAGACGTGCGACTCGATGT
Protein-coding sequences here:
- the proP gene encoding glycine betaine/L-proline transporter ProP, which translates into the protein MARTLLRRRKKALSAEDVMVSDRPKVRRAVTAAALGNTMEWFDFGVYAYLAGTIGKVFFPSSSPGAQVVATFATFAAAFLVRPLGGLVFGPLGDRIGRQKVLAATMIMMAASTFAVGLLPSYASIGFAAPLLLLLCRLVQGFSTGGEYAGATTYIAEYAPDQRRGFLGSWLDFGTFVGYSLGSGLVTVLTLTLGSDGLESWGWRIPFFIAGPLGLIGLYMRLKLEETPAFQQEAATAAAEREAGPEGGEDDPVEQARQSGKGRLKEIFTRHWQAVLICMGLVLLYNVTNYMVTSYLPTFMTVTLGESDTTAQLLVLGTMLLVALAITTVGRSSDRWGRRPMFMGGSIALIALAIPAFLLIREGGILLPAFGCAILGLLLVCFAGTAAATLPALFPTRLRYGALSIAYNISVSLFGGTTPLLASFLVDKTGNTLVPAFYLMVAGVIGLVSTFFLHETAGRPLRGSGPMVETHDEAREMVARSRTEAGRHARDVWLRLWHPRGSRNDSTRGRKRGD
- a CDS encoding flavin-containing monooxygenase, with product MHLPQYATQPTPQEIVALRERYRLERERRVRPEGAGQYRSTEAEFGYFADDPYSGGTAEREPLHDVVDVAIVGGGFGGILAGARLRGQGVAKVRVIEKGGDFGGTWYWNRYPGIHCDIESHVYLPLLDETGYVPEWKYAPGEEIRRHAVRIAEQFGLYEHALFSTAVTSLTWDQKAEQWLVRTDRGDEFRATYVITATGTLSEPKLPGIPGIEDYRGHTFHTSRWDYGYTGGSPEGGMKGLTGQRVGVVGTGATGVQVIPMLAEDAGHLYVFQRTPSAVDVRGQQRMTPHQVGADRPGWAAERRENFLRICSGEYAEQDLVADRWTESAGLLEKLLPSFRRRGEPDFEAAYEVADHATMNTIRARVAAEVTDRATAAALRPWYRYACKRPTFSDKYLPAFNRDNVTLVDTADTHGIERMTERGVVVGGVEYEVDCLVFATGFSVGLSGITSGKLPVTGRDGIQLLDTLRQRGPRTLHGFTSNGFPNLIRMGSLQNASSVNFTHILDEQAVHAAALVAAAQEKGAVVEPTPEAEDAWVDVCGQGAPDHAWFHAECTPGYYNGEGRGRPNGPTAYPHGAVAFHELLRRWREENMGEALQAKAAASA